The Macrobrachium rosenbergii isolate ZJJX-2024 chromosome 7, ASM4041242v1, whole genome shotgun sequence genome segment ctttaaaaaaaagtgctttTAAAAATAGCTCGGCGGAAGGGTAATTCTTTTAGCCATACAGCGCTGCCCTTTTTATTTACAGGGATTCGATCCAGGGTCAAAGGTCAGGTTAGCTTTAAAGTACCTGGCAATGTCAGGTTCTTGTTGTCGCGATGAAATCCATGTCCCAACATATGTTTGCGTGACGTCGAAACGACTGTCTGGCTTTGAGGAGTACCCAAGGGGAAGGGCAAACGACCCACgctgttttctctttcatttttgcaataaatggaataaatgatattaataataatgataatgctagTAATAAAATGAAGTACCTTGAATGGCGTCGAAACGACTGTGTGGTTTTCAGGAGTACCCAAGGGGAAGGGCAAACGACCCACGcggttttgtctttcatttttgcaacagaagaaatgaatgatgataataatgaagacactaataaataaataaagtacctTTAATTACATATCTGCTAATGTCCTTTTCAACGATCTAATGAAATGAATCTTTGTGCTATTAATTACCCAATCTTTGctttatcacttttttatttaattattcttttattaaacgCTCCCTTGTCCTTGTCTTGATTAATTCTGTTCGGTGAACGacgaatttcttcacattttttctttttctttatttcctttgcgATTTTCTTTTGAGCATTTTATCAagctttcatttctttgtatCAAGTTTAATTTGCAGTAGAGGATGTTATACGCCTTTGATTACTttgcattatcatcattatatttcactctcccctctctctctctctctctctctctctctctctctctctctctctctctcttcttcttcttctcttctctctctctctcaactgctctCTCCTCTTTGATATGCAGTACAGAAAGAGGTTAAACATCTTTGATTACTTTGTATTCTCATCatttttcagtcttcttcttcttcttcttctctctctcaagctactGCCTGGGAAACCTCATTTTGATTTGCACTACAGCAAGAGGTTAAACATCTTTGATTACTttgcattttcatcattatttttcagctctcctctcccctctctctctctctctctctctctctctctctctctctctctctctcttcttctcttctttcttcttctctctcttcttcttcttcttcttcgacgctCAACTGCTGCCCTGGGAAACCTCATTTGTTTTGCAGTACAGAAAGAGGTTAAACATCTTTGATTACTTTGCATTTTCATCATaagttttcagtctctctctctctctctctctctctctctctctctctctctctctctctctctctctctctctctctctctctctccgctcaaCTTCTGCCCTGGGCAACTTCATCAGACGTCGACATAGCAACACAAGCATCATATCGACTCCCTTAGCCCCGACTTCCTCCGCCGAAGttgggagaagaagaaaacgtTTTTCTCGACATTCCAGGAGACAATATCCTGCATGAGGAACGCGAATGGCATGATACCCTCGACCAGAAtaaacttatgagagagagagagagagagagagagagagagagagagagagagagagagagagagaggaaaaaatcgcATCACGAGTTCCTggcttgaaggaggaggaggaggaggaggaagaagccaCCTGAGAAGGAATGTGTCCCACCGTAGAGGGAAGTGGAGGAGACTCGTAGGAGGCGCCGAAGGGGCGTGGGAAGGATGTGTCCTTGGAAACAGAGGATAAATACACTGGTAAGGTCTTCTGCTTCAGTCAGAACATCCACAAGACTCAACCAATTCGCTTCACACATATTGGAGAAATCCCTAAATTCCCGACCGGACAAACTAAGAAGCCACCATCATGAGCAAGTTGTTGTTTACAGTTACTTTGGCAACGATTATTTTGAGCGCGATGCTACAAATCACTTTAGCCAAGCAGAAAAACAGTGAGTGCATTTAGCATACGTCCACCTTCATTTTGTTAAAAGTTTTAggaatcatatatgtatgtatatatatatatatatatatatatatatatatatatatatatatatatatatatatatatatatatatatattatatttatatatgtatatatatatacatatgtataatatatattgatgtgCGTTACACAAATTGAGTACTGTTTTTAATACAGTTGTAAATAACTTGCACTATTCAATAGTAACATCTATCATTGTTTTCCCGTTTAGATCATTTGAAATCTTTATAAAGGAATCTATCGATCTAGCTGTCTACCGCTCTGAAGTGGGCACTAATTACCGGGTAACTGAACTTTCTCTCGACGGTCATTTGACAGGGCATAAGTACAGTACATCCCTCCACTATCATCCCGGCATGGGATCCGCACAATTTCACGAATTCTAAAGGCAGCGTTCTCTGCGTTCTCtttactgacatatatatatatataattttcttttttatcacgcAAGGTTGGTGGACAAAACGCTCCCTCCTGCCTGCTTTTCTTCCCAAATTAGCCTACCAAGACAGCGCAAGCAATGGAGCAGATCCAGATGAAGATATATTGACTGCATCGAAAACGACGACGAATGTAGGAGgtaagagagagtgtgtgtgtgtgtgtgtatatgtatatatatatgtatgtatgtatatatatatatatatatatatatatatatatatatatatatatatatatatatatatatatatatatatatatatatatatatttaacacctTTTACGTACATATATGACAAAACCAAATGCGTTCTAATATGTCTGCAACTGCGTTATCCAATAGCTTGTAACTTCGAGTGACGTTAAATTACGTATCATCCTGAATCAGTGTTTCATTTCTTCAAGAACTGCTTGCGAGTTCAGTCTCTCAAACAAACGTTCCGGTGGAAATGGAAAGGAGTTCTTGAAGGGATTAAGCACAGATTCAGGGTGAAAAGAAATTTGACGTCACTCGAAGTTACAAACTATTGGATAATGCAGTTGTAGTAGAGGTACTAGAACGCGTTTGGTTTCTATTGTATGCGCATAAGAAAGCgcttttggttatatatatatatatatatatagaaatatattaagctgtttgtgtgtgtgcgtgaatatgtaaatgaaatacataGCCTTTTCATTGGTAATAGTTCGAGGTTCCTTCCGGCCCCGTTCCTCGGGCCagaaaaaggaaatgcagaaaacataattgtaaataaataaaatttgatatgacaaagaaaacaatattaaacttttaaaaatgagaaacataGAAAACGTACGTGTAACTGATAATTTCCATTTCTATGATAttgtatacaaataatatattcaatacaagaataaaataacgCCAAGCGAGAGGTTGTCATGACACAGCAAATGGCTTGTCTGCAAACCAtgatgtacatacattatatatatatatatattatatatatatatatatatatatatatatatatatatatatatatatatatatatacacacacatatatatatatatatatatatatatatatatatatatatatatatatattatatatatgtgattgcatatatgtgtatatatacatatatgcatgcatttatatatacatataatgtatatacagtaaatatatatacatataacatataaatgtatactgcatatatatgtatatatatacataagtatatatgtgcacatatatatgtgtgtatttatcaaatttgtgtgtcctctgcaccctAGGAACACTGGCCGAGTGCAAAATTTACAATCTTCACTTTCCTTCTGCATATATTGCACCATTCGAAGCCGAACGCCTACCCACCGCTCAACAAATCCTGCGTATCCGTCTTCGACTTGTCACGCGAGGAACTCCTCCGGGTATCTAGGGCGGGTTGCAAAAACGCTTTCGTGTATACAAGCTCTtctttcttaaaacatttttgctGCTGGTAGTTGTCACGTTTTTTGTCGCTCGTGCAGGACGACCCTTGCTCCAACAAATCTGTTTTAGAATGCCTACTTCTTCTTCAGAGTATCGATGGTTTGTGAATGTATGTttgagtttgtatatatacatatataggtctATTCAAACATACTTTCACAAACCTGaatagaatgtatgtatgtgtgtatgtatgtataaatatatatatatatatatatatatatatatatacatatatatatatatatatatatatatatacctatatatatacatatatatatatatatatatataatatatatatatatatatatatatatagtatatgtgttatattttgtttgtatatgtgtattttgtttgtgtatgtatatatatatatatagacagagacagagagagagagagagagagagagagagagagagagagagagagagagagaggactgctcaGAAAACAATACCAATTAATCCCGTTTTTACACCCCAGATCTGGACTTTCAAAAAGAAATCGACATCGCACTAGTCTACGGGGTCTTCTCGCCGTGTTTCACTTACTCCTCTCTCCAGCGGATGTCTCCCTGTCACTGCATCGTCCACCGGATGTTTGATGTCATCTCCGGGGAGGAGACTGGCAAGACGCTCGTCAGGGCTCCTTAGGAGTTTCATTGCTAACTTACTAACAGGCTTACTTGTTGACTTGGCCCTCCAGCAATCTCATTCGATGTGAAGAGTTGCATTGTAGAAAGATGGGATtgaaacacacgtacacacacatatatatatataaatacataaaatacatacacacatcatttatacatacatatattaatcatatataaaaatatacatacatcattcatacat includes the following:
- the LOC136840527 gene encoding uncharacterized protein, producing the protein MSKLLFTVTLATIILSAMLQITLAKQKNSWWTKRSLLPAFLPKLAYQDSASNGADPDEDILTASKTTTNVGDLDFQKEIDIALVYGVFSPCFTYSSLQRMSPCHCIVHRMFDVISGEETGKTLVRAP